The Streptomyces cynarae genome contains a region encoding:
- the paaN gene encoding phenylacetic acid degradation protein PaaN has product MAAELTAHQLITQHRPTLDQALEAIRTRAYWSPHPEHPKAYGENGSLDAAAGKAAFEALLGSRLDLGQPGTDDFTGGEVSPYGIELGITYPHADIDVLLPAMRAGQKAWRDAGAEMRAMVCLEILKRISDRTHEFAHAVMHTSGQAFMMAFQAGGPHAQDRALEAVAYAYAEQARTPDTAEWTKPQGKRDPLALTKTFKAVPRGIALVIGCNTFPTWNGYPGLFASLATGNAVLVKPHPRAVLPLALTVQAARQVLAEAGFDPNLVALAAERPGEGIAKALAVRPEIRIIDYTGSTAFGDWLEANARQAQVYTEKAGVNTVIVESTDNYKGMLSNLAFSLSLYSGQMCTTPQNLLIPRDGITTDDGPKSYDEVVADLAKAVDGLLGDDARANALLGAIVNPDVKARLEAAAGLGEVALASREISNAEFPKAVVRTPVVVKLDGAKPDAEAAYMSECFGPVAFAVAVDSATDAVELLRRTIRDKGAMTVGAYTTSEEVEQAVEEVCLEESAQLSLNLTGGVYVNQTAAFSDFHGSGGNPAANATLCDGAFVANRFRVVEVRRES; this is encoded by the coding sequence ATGGCCGCCGAACTCACCGCGCACCAGCTGATCACCCAGCACCGGCCCACCCTCGACCAGGCGCTGGAAGCGATCCGTACGCGCGCGTACTGGTCCCCCCACCCCGAGCACCCCAAGGCCTACGGTGAGAACGGCAGCCTGGACGCGGCCGCCGGCAAGGCCGCCTTCGAGGCGCTCCTCGGCTCCCGCCTCGACCTCGGCCAGCCCGGCACGGACGACTTCACGGGCGGCGAGGTCTCCCCGTACGGCATCGAGCTGGGCATCACCTATCCGCACGCTGACATCGACGTACTGCTGCCCGCCATGCGCGCGGGTCAGAAGGCGTGGCGCGACGCGGGCGCGGAGATGCGCGCGATGGTGTGCCTGGAGATCCTCAAGCGCATCAGCGACCGGACGCACGAGTTCGCGCACGCGGTCATGCACACCAGCGGCCAGGCCTTCATGATGGCGTTCCAGGCGGGCGGCCCGCACGCACAGGACCGCGCCCTGGAGGCGGTGGCGTACGCGTACGCGGAGCAGGCCCGCACACCCGACACCGCGGAGTGGACCAAGCCCCAGGGCAAGCGCGACCCGCTGGCGCTGACCAAGACCTTCAAGGCCGTGCCGCGCGGTATCGCGCTGGTCATCGGCTGCAACACCTTCCCGACGTGGAACGGCTACCCGGGCCTGTTCGCCTCCCTCGCGACCGGCAACGCGGTGCTGGTCAAGCCACACCCGCGCGCGGTGCTGCCTCTCGCGCTCACGGTGCAGGCGGCCCGCCAGGTGCTCGCCGAGGCCGGCTTCGACCCGAACCTGGTGGCGCTGGCCGCCGAGCGCCCCGGGGAAGGCATCGCCAAGGCACTGGCCGTCCGCCCGGAGATCCGGATCATCGACTACACGGGCTCCACGGCATTCGGCGACTGGCTGGAGGCCAACGCCCGCCAGGCCCAGGTCTACACGGAGAAGGCCGGCGTCAACACGGTGATCGTGGAGTCGACCGACAACTACAAGGGGATGCTGTCCAACCTGGCGTTCTCCCTCTCGCTGTACAGCGGCCAGATGTGCACCACCCCGCAGAACCTGCTGATCCCCCGGGACGGCATCACCACCGACGACGGCCCGAAGTCGTACGACGAAGTGGTCGCCGACCTGGCGAAGGCGGTCGACGGCCTGCTGGGCGACGACGCGCGGGCGAACGCGCTGCTCGGCGCGATCGTGAACCCGGACGTCAAGGCGCGCCTGGAGGCGGCGGCCGGGCTCGGCGAGGTCGCCCTGGCCTCACGCGAGATCTCCAATGCGGAGTTCCCGAAGGCCGTCGTCCGCACACCGGTCGTCGTCAAGCTCGACGGCGCCAAGCCGGACGCCGAGGCCGCCTACATGAGCGAGTGCTTCGGCCCCGTCGCCTTCGCCGTCGCGGTGGACTCGGCGACGGACGCGGTGGAGCTGCTGCGGCGCACGATCAGGGACAAGGGCGCGATGACCGTGGGTGCGTACACCACCTCCGAGGAGGTCGAGCAGGCCGTCGAGGAGGTCTGCCTGGAGGAGTCCGCCCAGCTCTCGCTCAACCTGACCGGCGGGGTGTACGTCAACCAGACGGCCGCCTTCTCCGACTTCCACGGCTCGGGCGGCAACCCGGCGGCCAACGCGACCCTGTGCGACGGGGCGTTCGTGGCGAACCGCTTCCGGGTGGTGGAGGTGCGCCGGGAGTCGTAG
- a CDS encoding 3-hydroxyacyl-CoA dehydrogenase: MTALDLSSPVAVVGTGTMGQGIAQVALVAGHPVRLYDAVPARAREAAAAIGARLDRLVEKDRLTGAERDAALARLLPAESLAELADCALVLEAVLERLEVKQQLFRELEDIVGEDCLLATNTSSLSVTAIGGALRGPGRFVGLHFFNPAPLLPLVEVVSGFATDVTSATRAYETARAWGKTPVACADTPGFIVNRIARPFYAEAFAVYEAQAADPATIDAVLRESGGFRMGAFELTDLIGQDVNESVTRSVWDSFFQDVRFTPSLAQRRLVESGRLGRKSGRGWYDYADGAERPEPHTAEKAQAPSYVVAEGDLGPASELLALIREAGIGVREEDEDHGTRLVLPSGGQLVLADGQTSVEFRDVVYFDLALDYRRATRIALSASQDTSAQTLAEATGLFQALGKDVSVIGDVPGMIVARTVARIIDLAHDAVAKGVATEEDIDTAMRLGVNYPLGPFEWSRRLGRGWAYDVLDDLHLRDPSGRYAPSLALYRHAYASEKREGTS, translated from the coding sequence ATGACAGCACTCGACCTCAGCAGTCCCGTGGCCGTTGTGGGCACCGGCACCATGGGCCAGGGCATAGCCCAGGTCGCGCTGGTCGCAGGCCACCCGGTGCGGCTGTACGACGCCGTCCCCGCCCGCGCCCGCGAGGCGGCCGCGGCGATCGGCGCGCGCCTCGACCGGCTCGTCGAGAAGGACCGGCTCACGGGCGCCGAGCGCGACGCGGCACTGGCCCGCCTCCTGCCCGCCGAGAGCCTGGCCGAGCTCGCGGACTGCGCGCTCGTGCTGGAGGCGGTCCTGGAACGCCTCGAGGTGAAACAGCAGCTGTTCCGGGAGCTGGAGGACATCGTCGGCGAGGACTGCCTGCTCGCCACCAACACCTCCTCCCTGTCCGTGACCGCGATCGGCGGTGCCCTCAGGGGCCCGGGCCGCTTCGTCGGGCTGCACTTCTTCAACCCGGCGCCGCTGCTGCCGCTGGTCGAGGTCGTCTCCGGGTTCGCCACCGACGTGACGTCGGCCACGCGCGCGTACGAGACGGCCCGCGCCTGGGGCAAGACCCCCGTCGCCTGCGCGGACACCCCCGGCTTCATCGTCAACCGCATCGCGCGGCCGTTCTACGCCGAGGCGTTCGCGGTGTACGAGGCGCAGGCCGCCGACCCGGCCACGATCGACGCCGTGCTGCGCGAGTCGGGCGGCTTCCGGATGGGCGCCTTCGAGCTGACCGACCTGATCGGGCAGGACGTCAACGAATCCGTCACCCGCTCCGTCTGGGACTCCTTCTTCCAGGACGTGCGCTTCACGCCCTCGCTCGCGCAGCGGCGGCTGGTCGAGTCGGGCCGGCTCGGCCGCAAGAGCGGACGCGGCTGGTACGACTACGCGGACGGCGCCGAGCGGCCCGAACCGCACACCGCGGAGAAGGCGCAGGCACCCTCGTACGTGGTCGCCGAGGGCGACCTCGGCCCCGCCTCGGAGCTGCTCGCGCTGATCCGGGAGGCGGGTATCGGGGTCCGTGAGGAGGACGAGGACCACGGCACGCGCCTGGTACTGCCGAGCGGCGGCCAGCTCGTCCTCGCCGACGGCCAGACCTCCGTGGAGTTCCGCGACGTCGTCTACTTCGACCTGGCGCTCGACTACCGCAGGGCGACCCGCATCGCCCTGTCCGCCTCCCAGGACACCTCCGCGCAGACCCTGGCCGAGGCGACCGGGCTCTTCCAGGCGCTCGGCAAGGACGTCAGCGTCATCGGGGACGTGCCCGGCATGATCGTCGCCCGCACGGTGGCCCGCATCATCGACCTCGCGCACGACGCCGTCGCCAAGGGCGTGGCCACCGAGGAGGACATCGACACCGCGATGCGTCTCGGCGTCAACTACCCCCTCGGTCCCTTCGAGTGGAGCCGCAGGCTCGGCCGCGGCTGGGCCTACGACGTCCTGGACGACCTGCATCTGCGCGACCCCTCCGGACGGTACGCCCCGTCCCTCGCGCTCTACCGCCACGCGTACGCCTCCGAGAAGCGGGAGGGCACCTCATGA
- a CDS encoding TetR/AcrR family transcriptional regulator, with translation MTTAKRDTYTPESLLSVAVQVFNERGYDGTSMEHLSKAAGISKSSIYHHVAGKEELLRRAVSRALDGLFGILDEEHAREGRPVERLEYVVRRMVEVLTAELPYVTLLLRVRGNTGTERWALERRREFDHRVAELLKAAAADGDVRGDVEVRLATRLVFGMINSIVEWYRPDGRGMGEREVADAVARLAFGGLRKES, from the coding sequence ATGACCACCGCCAAGCGCGACACGTACACCCCGGAGAGCCTGCTCTCCGTCGCGGTGCAGGTCTTCAACGAGCGCGGCTACGACGGCACCTCCATGGAGCACCTGTCCAAGGCGGCGGGCATCTCCAAGTCGTCGATCTACCACCACGTCGCCGGCAAGGAGGAGCTGCTGCGCCGCGCCGTCAGCCGCGCCCTGGACGGCCTGTTCGGGATCCTCGACGAGGAGCACGCGCGCGAGGGGCGCCCGGTGGAGCGGCTGGAGTACGTCGTCAGGCGCATGGTCGAGGTGCTCACCGCCGAACTGCCGTATGTGACGCTGCTGCTGCGGGTGCGCGGCAACACCGGCACCGAGCGGTGGGCGCTGGAGCGGCGCCGCGAGTTCGACCACCGGGTCGCCGAGCTGCTCAAGGCGGCCGCCGCCGACGGGGACGTGCGCGGCGACGTGGAGGTGCGGCTCGCCACGCGGCTCGTCTTCGGGATGATCAACTCGATCGTGGAGTGGTACCGGCCCGACGGGCGCGGCATGGGCGAGCGGGAAGTGGCCGACGCGGTCGCGCGGCTGGCCTTCGGCGGGCTCCGCAAGGAGTCCTGA
- a CDS encoding Lrp/AsnC family transcriptional regulator: MAEPAEHSPVPPSPRPLDAIDRDILQLLQADGRASIRAVAERVHVSRANAYARINRLIEDGVIRGFGARVNHERAGHGTSAYITLKIVQNSWRTVHEQLRRLPGAAHIALVGGDFDVLLLVHTPDNRALRELVLTRLQAIPEVLSTRTLLVFEEEDVEPEG, encoded by the coding sequence ATGGCCGAGCCCGCGGAGCACAGTCCCGTTCCGCCGTCCCCGCGCCCTCTCGACGCCATCGACCGGGACATCCTGCAACTGCTCCAGGCGGACGGCCGTGCCTCCATACGGGCGGTCGCCGAGCGCGTCCACGTCTCACGCGCCAACGCCTACGCGCGGATCAACCGGCTCATCGAGGACGGGGTGATCCGCGGCTTCGGGGCCCGCGTCAACCACGAGCGCGCCGGTCACGGCACATCGGCCTACATCACCCTGAAAATCGTCCAGAACTCCTGGCGCACCGTCCACGAACAGCTGCGCAGGCTTCCCGGCGCCGCCCACATCGCCCTGGTGGGCGGCGATTTCGACGTCCTGCTGCTGGTGCACACACCGGACAACCGGGCGCTGCGCGAGCTGGTCCTCACCCGGCTCCAGGCGATCCCCGAAGTGCTCAGCACGCGCACGCTGCTGGTGTTCGAGGAGGAGGACGTGGAGCCGGAGGGCTAG